In Cellulomonas wangsupingiae, the genomic window CACTCAGGGCTCCGCTCACTCACTGCCCTGCACGGCACGCCTGACGAGGGTCATGTCGGCGCGGGCAGGCCGGCGGAACGATCCGCCCTCGGCGAGGTAGTCGTCGCCGTGCGTCGCGAGGTGGCGTGCGAAGAGCGGGCAGACCGGCACGACCGTCAGGCCCTCCCGCGCGCTGTCCGCCAGTGCCTCGCGCAGCAGCAGACCGGCGAGACCGCGGCCCCCGAAGCGCGGATCGACCTCGGT contains:
- a CDS encoding GNAT family N-acetyltransferase — encoded protein: MTRELVDRTGTPVTIALERAEPVSAYTVSVAGERVGRADFLEGPESHERVFFHTEVDPRFGGRGLAGLLLREALADSAREGLTVVPVCPLFARHLATHGDDYLAEGGSFRRPARADMTLVRRAVQGSE